The following coding sequences are from one Veillonella rodentium window:
- a CDS encoding AtpZ/AtpI family protein, whose amino-acid sequence MDKDTVKALAMATSAGMTLAACIGGFVWIGYKLDGWLETSPLCMIILGLIGAVTGFYMLYKQVM is encoded by the coding sequence ATGGATAAGGATACTGTGAAAGCCCTGGCTATGGCTACATCAGCAGGGATGACACTGGCTGCCTGTATCGGCGGCTTTGTTTGGATCGGATATAAACTGGACGGTTGGTTAGAAACCAGTCCGCTATGTATGATAATATTGGGTCTGATCGGAGCCGTCACAGGATTCTATATGTTGTATAAACAGGTTATGTAG
- a CDS encoding Tat pathway signal protein translates to MNRYVKFILHVLLTCFFIALLGLLVLSVLNLQRYMMGWGWGMLIMILYLLTLGVHANSFTCGNPHGAVRKARRQMMWRLVLVGALVSIGIQIPGVEPLSLFAAVVIIQPVLYMLYWWNSRI, encoded by the coding sequence ATGAATCGATATGTAAAATTCATACTGCATGTTCTGCTGACCTGTTTTTTTATTGCCCTTTTAGGGCTGTTAGTTCTGTCTGTGCTGAATTTACAGCGATATATGATGGGCTGGGGCTGGGGCATGTTGATCATGATTCTCTATCTGTTGACCCTTGGTGTTCATGCTAACAGCTTTACCTGCGGAAATCCGCATGGAGCGGTTCGAAAAGCGCGTCGCCAGATGATGTGGCGACTGGTTTTAGTGGGGGCATTAGTTTCGATCGGTATTCAAATTCCCGGGGTGGAGCCGTTGAGTTTATTTGCGGCAGTTGTAATAATACAGCCCGTATTATATATGTTGTATTGGTGGAACAGTCGTATATAG
- the wecB gene encoding non-hydrolyzing UDP-N-acetylglucosamine 2-epimerase: MLKVMTIFGTRPEAIKMAPLVKALQAAPDMEPIVTVTAQHRDMLDQVLHLFNITPDYDLNIMSQGQTLYDVTNRALLGLKDVLEKAKPDVVLVHGDTTTTFAGALASFYQEIPVGHVEAGLRTGDIYSPFPEEMNRKLTGSIATYHFAPTSSSESNLKKENINDAHLYVTGNTVIDALDTTVQDNYVFEDEAINALDPAKRTILVTTHRRENLGEPMRHVYQAIRDLIAEFDDIQVVFPVHKNPKVRQVVQEELGSVERVTLIDPLDYEPFANLMAKSYLILTDSGGIQEEAPALGKPVLVLRDTTERPEAVEAGTVRLVGTDKDAVHGAAYELLSNEKAYKLMSNSVNPYGDGKASERIIQALRHEFLGDAKRPERFGK, translated from the coding sequence ATGTTAAAAGTTATGACAATCTTCGGTACAAGACCTGAGGCGATTAAGATGGCCCCTCTTGTGAAAGCATTGCAGGCAGCTCCGGATATGGAGCCTATTGTAACGGTAACGGCTCAGCATAGAGATATGCTCGATCAAGTACTGCATTTATTTAACATTACGCCGGATTATGATTTGAATATTATGAGTCAGGGGCAAACGTTGTATGACGTAACAAATCGTGCATTGTTGGGCCTCAAGGATGTGTTGGAAAAAGCGAAACCCGATGTCGTTCTCGTTCACGGTGATACGACGACAACCTTTGCGGGTGCTCTGGCGTCCTTTTATCAGGAAATTCCCGTGGGACATGTGGAGGCGGGACTTCGGACGGGAGATATCTATTCACCGTTTCCTGAGGAGATGAACCGTAAACTCACAGGCTCTATTGCAACTTATCATTTTGCGCCCACGTCCAGTTCTGAAAGCAATCTGAAAAAAGAAAATATCAATGATGCTCATCTATATGTAACGGGCAACACCGTTATCGATGCTCTCGATACGACGGTACAGGATAATTATGTCTTTGAGGACGAAGCGATTAATGCACTGGATCCCGCTAAGAGAACAATTCTCGTAACGACTCATCGCAGAGAGAATTTGGGCGAGCCTATGCGCCATGTATATCAGGCTATCCGCGATCTGATTGCTGAGTTTGACGATATTCAAGTGGTATTCCCTGTTCATAAGAATCCGAAGGTGCGTCAAGTGGTACAGGAGGAACTGGGCTCCGTTGAGCGTGTGACTCTTATTGATCCTCTCGATTATGAACCGTTCGCAAATTTGATGGCTAAATCCTATCTGATTCTCACCGATTCCGGCGGGATTCAGGAGGAGGCTCCTGCTCTTGGAAAACCGGTTCTCGTGTTGCGCGATACGACGGAACGTCCCGAAGCTGTTGAAGCCGGTACGGTGCGTCTCGTAGGCACGGATAAGGATGCTGTACATGGTGCGGCCTATGAATTATTAAGTAACGAAAAAGCCTATAAATTAATGTCGAACTCCGTGAATCCTTACGGTGACGGCAAAGCATCGGAACGCATCATTCAGGCGCTTCGTCATGAATTCTTGGGTGATGCGAAACGTCCGGAACGGTTCGGTAAATAA
- a CDS encoding ACT domain-containing protein gives MKLVVTVVGVDRVGIIAGVSTVLADHGVNILSINQTILDGLFNMIMMCETESEDVKDLTSIQDALTALGTKLGVEIRAQHADIFLSMHRVG, from the coding sequence ATGAAATTAGTTGTTACCGTTGTCGGCGTCGACCGCGTTGGTATCATTGCGGGGGTCAGTACAGTTTTGGCTGATCATGGAGTCAATATTCTATCAATTAATCAGACTATTTTAGATGGTCTGTTCAATATGATTATGATGTGCGAGACTGAATCCGAAGACGTAAAGGATTTGACGTCTATTCAGGATGCATTGACAGCATTAGGAACGAAACTCGGCGTGGAAATTCGCGCTCAACATGCGGATATTTTCTTGAGCATGCACCGCGTAGGATAG
- a CDS encoding alanine/glycine:cation symporter family protein, whose translation MEAYLNDLVSTINGYLWNYLIIFILIGAGLFFTMTTNFVQIRMFKEMLRLVANGAGNSTEKNHVSSFQAFCVSTASRVGVGNIAGIAIAVVLGGPGAIFWMWIIALIGAATGFIESTLAQIYKEPLAKGGFYGGPAYYIRYGLNNKFLSVLFAILISVTFGWIYNSVQANTLAASLVTFDFDVTYTGAVVAVLVGLVIFGGISRVAKVSEVLVPIMAVLYILTALFVVIMNIEHFPHVIYTIVTSAFDPYAAGGGFMGATMMNGIKRGLFSNEAGEGSVPNAAATAAVNHPVEQGLVQAFGVFLDTFIICTASAFIVLVVGDYSTTGLTGIALVQHNLAQQLGSWAPLAVAVFIVMFSFSSLVGNYYYGEINISHLTDKKGYLYAFRIGVVIMTFLGSIASLDLVWNLADLFMAFLVLTNVSSIVRMGRTAGLALDDYIKQRKAGVESPVFHRSVLNHPYGVVWWGDGQTTDSSVPPTPIENTVENR comes from the coding sequence ATGGAAGCATATTTAAATGATCTAGTGTCCACCATAAACGGTTATTTGTGGAACTACCTCATCATCTTCATCCTCATCGGCGCAGGCCTCTTCTTTACAATGACGACGAACTTCGTACAGATTCGCATGTTCAAAGAAATGCTTCGCCTCGTAGCGAATGGTGCAGGCAACTCGACCGAAAAAAATCACGTATCCTCATTCCAGGCCTTTTGTGTCAGCACCGCCTCCCGCGTAGGTGTCGGCAACATCGCAGGCATCGCCATCGCCGTTGTATTAGGCGGTCCCGGTGCCATCTTCTGGATGTGGATTATCGCCCTCATCGGTGCGGCAACCGGTTTTATTGAAAGTACATTAGCTCAGATCTATAAAGAACCCCTTGCAAAAGGCGGCTTTTACGGAGGCCCTGCCTACTACATCCGCTACGGCCTCAACAATAAGTTCTTATCCGTTCTTTTCGCCATCTTGATCAGCGTCACCTTCGGATGGATTTACAATTCCGTACAGGCCAATACATTAGCGGCCTCCCTTGTCACCTTCGACTTTGATGTAACATACACAGGTGCTGTCGTAGCTGTACTCGTAGGTCTCGTCATCTTCGGCGGTATCAGCCGTGTAGCCAAGGTGTCGGAAGTCCTGGTACCGATTATGGCCGTTCTCTATATCTTGACAGCCCTCTTCGTTGTCATCATGAATATCGAGCATTTTCCTCATGTCATTTACACCATCGTTACATCCGCCTTTGATCCTTATGCGGCAGGCGGCGGCTTCATGGGCGCTACCATGATGAACGGTATCAAGCGCGGTCTCTTCTCAAACGAAGCCGGCGAAGGTTCCGTGCCGAATGCGGCGGCTACAGCAGCCGTTAATCATCCGGTGGAGCAGGGCCTCGTCCAAGCCTTCGGGGTCTTCCTCGACACGTTCATCATCTGTACCGCATCCGCTTTCATCGTCCTCGTCGTAGGCGACTACAGCACGACAGGTCTTACCGGCATCGCGCTTGTGCAACATAACCTGGCACAACAGCTCGGCTCCTGGGCCCCATTAGCCGTAGCCGTATTTATCGTGATGTTCTCGTTCAGTTCACTCGTAGGCAACTATTACTACGGCGAAATCAACATCAGCCATTTGACGGATAAAAAAGGCTATCTCTATGCGTTCCGTATCGGTGTTGTCATCATGACATTCCTCGGCTCCATCGCATCGCTCGATCTCGTATGGAATCTGGCCGACTTGTTCATGGCATTCCTGGTACTGACAAATGTGAGCTCCATCGTACGCATGGGCAGAACCGCAGGTCTCGCCCTCGACGATTACATCAAGCAACGCAAGGCCGGCGTCGAATCACCCGTATTCCACCGCTCCGTATTGAATCATCCGTACGGCGTTGTATGGTGGGGTGACGGTCAGACGACGGATTCCTCCGTACCGCCTACACCGATTGAAAATACGGTAGAAAACAGGTAG
- a CDS encoding PFL family protein, whose product MLSIDNILETNQMIHDNKLDVRTITMGISLLECASSSGKELCDRIYDRITKEAEHLVSIGEDIEREFGIPIINKRVSVTPISLVAGGTDLTSYVPVAEAMDRAAKTVGVNFIGGFSALVTKGATRADRILIESIPEALATTDIVCSSVGVGSTKTGINMDAVREMGLIVKRTAELTKDNDALGCAKLVIFCNPVEDNPFMAGAFFGVTERDSAISVGVSGPGVVKHALESVRGEPFDVVAETIKRTAFKITRVGQLVAQEASRRLGKPFGIIDLSLAPTPAVGDSVAHVLEEMGLSSCGCHGTTAALALLNDAVKKGGLMASSHVGGLSGAFIPVSEDAGMIDAVACGSLSLDKLEAMTCVCSVGLDMIAIPGDTTADTISAIIADEAAIGMINNKTTAVRVIPVPGKTVGEVVKFGGLLGYAPIIEVSPYSAAEFIARGGRIPAPIRSLTN is encoded by the coding sequence ATGTTATCTATCGATAATATTCTAGAAACGAATCAGATGATTCATGATAATAAGCTTGATGTGCGTACGATTACGATGGGCATCAGTTTGTTAGAATGTGCTTCCAGTTCCGGTAAAGAGTTATGTGATCGCATCTATGATCGCATTACAAAGGAGGCGGAACACCTGGTATCCATCGGTGAAGATATCGAGCGAGAGTTCGGTATTCCTATCATCAATAAACGTGTTTCCGTGACACCTATATCCCTCGTGGCGGGCGGTACCGATTTAACGTCTTATGTACCTGTGGCGGAGGCCATGGATAGAGCGGCAAAGACCGTCGGTGTTAATTTTATCGGCGGTTTCTCGGCTCTCGTTACAAAGGGGGCGACACGAGCGGATCGCATCCTGATTGAATCAATTCCCGAAGCATTGGCGACGACGGATATCGTGTGCAGCTCCGTAGGTGTAGGTTCTACTAAGACCGGTATCAATATGGATGCGGTGCGGGAAATGGGCCTCATCGTAAAAAGAACGGCGGAACTCACCAAGGATAACGATGCCCTTGGCTGTGCAAAGCTCGTTATATTCTGTAATCCTGTTGAGGATAATCCGTTTATGGCGGGGGCCTTCTTCGGTGTTACGGAACGGGATAGTGCTATTTCCGTGGGGGTATCCGGTCCTGGCGTTGTGAAACATGCATTGGAGTCCGTTCGCGGTGAGCCGTTTGATGTAGTGGCTGAAACGATTAAACGAACGGCTTTCAAAATCACTCGCGTAGGCCAACTGGTGGCACAAGAGGCGTCCCGTCGCCTCGGTAAACCGTTCGGCATCATCGATTTGTCGTTGGCACCGACACCGGCCGTAGGCGATTCGGTGGCACATGTTCTGGAGGAAATGGGTTTATCTTCCTGCGGCTGTCATGGTACGACGGCTGCGTTGGCACTGCTTAACGATGCGGTGAAAAAAGGCGGTCTCATGGCATCATCGCATGTAGGCGGCCTCAGCGGCGCATTTATCCCCGTATCGGAAGATGCGGGCATGATCGATGCCGTGGCTTGCGGCAGTCTTTCCCTTGATAAGTTGGAAGCCATGACTTGTGTGTGCTCCGTAGGGCTTGATATGATCGCTATCCCGGGGGACACGACGGCAGATACGATTTCCGCTATCATCGCTGATGAAGCGGCGATTGGCATGATTAATAATAAGACGACAGCGGTTCGCGTCATTCCTGTACCGGGTAAAACGGTCGGCGAAGTCGTTAAGTTTGGCGGACTGTTAGGCTATGCTCCTATTATTGAGGTGAGTCCTTATAGTGCGGCAGAGTTTATTGCGCGTGGCGGTCGTATTCCGGCACCTATCCGCAGTTTGACGAACTAA
- a CDS encoding phosphoglucomutase, whose product MAHELAGKPVQEQDIIDLEALIEAYSDNTPDMNDPTQLVSFGTSGHRGTSLNGTFTDLHVAAITQAICDGRGQFGATGPIFVGQDTHALSQPALVTVLEVLAGNGIVAMVDSDMDFVPTPSISRAIIRYNESHDDKADGIVITPSHNPPDNGGIKYNTVNGGPADTLVTKWIETRANEYLRAYCEMDGFKRISLDNIEPSQQEPYDYKGLYVEELSSIINMEAIQSAKLKVLVNALGGSGSSYWRAINERYHLNMDIINDDYDPTFSFMTYDHDGKVRMDCSSEYAMADVIKQIGNYDLAVGNDPDYDRYGVVSPEGLASPNAFLATAADYLFTTRGWKDKGVGKTVVCTTMIDKWAAKKGIEVYEVPVGFKYFSSLLFDGTIGIGGEESAGASFLKKDGTVWTTDKDGMIMALLSIEMLAVMGATVEKLYKGIIEDCGEPRFGRIDAPCSKAAKVKLKALDAGAITAVEVDGDPITAIRTTSLYKDMPIDGVRVETETGWFVARPSGTEDLYKIYGESYKGDRGLVALLTAGEEIVTAALSEDA is encoded by the coding sequence ATGGCTCATGAGTTAGCAGGCAAGCCTGTACAAGAACAAGATATTATTGATTTAGAGGCCTTGATAGAGGCGTATTCTGACAATACACCGGATATGAATGATCCGACGCAACTGGTGTCTTTCGGTACGTCAGGACACCGCGGTACGTCGCTTAACGGGACTTTTACGGATCTTCATGTGGCGGCTATTACACAGGCTATCTGCGATGGACGTGGACAGTTCGGCGCTACCGGCCCTATATTCGTAGGTCAGGATACACATGCTTTATCACAACCGGCATTGGTGACGGTTCTTGAGGTGCTGGCCGGCAACGGTATCGTTGCAATGGTTGACAGCGATATGGACTTTGTACCGACGCCGTCTATTTCCCGTGCTATTATTCGTTATAATGAAAGTCATGATGATAAGGCTGACGGAATTGTCATCACGCCGTCTCATAATCCTCCGGATAACGGCGGCATTAAGTATAATACCGTTAACGGCGGGCCGGCGGACACATTGGTGACGAAGTGGATTGAAACCAGAGCGAATGAATATTTGCGCGCTTATTGCGAGATGGATGGATTTAAACGCATCAGTTTGGACAATATAGAACCGTCGCAACAGGAACCGTATGATTACAAAGGGCTTTATGTGGAAGAACTATCTTCCATTATCAATATGGAGGCCATTCAAAGTGCGAAACTGAAGGTCCTCGTCAACGCTCTTGGCGGTAGCGGCAGCAGTTACTGGCGCGCTATTAATGAACGATATCATTTGAATATGGACATCATCAATGATGATTACGACCCTACGTTCAGCTTTATGACCTATGACCATGACGGCAAGGTTCGTATGGACTGCTCGTCCGAGTATGCCATGGCGGATGTCATCAAGCAAATCGGGAATTATGATTTGGCTGTCGGTAATGATCCTGATTATGACCGCTACGGTGTGGTAAGTCCGGAAGGGCTGGCATCGCCGAATGCCTTTTTGGCGACTGCGGCGGACTATCTCTTTACGACGCGCGGATGGAAGGATAAAGGCGTCGGAAAGACCGTAGTATGTACTACTATGATCGATAAATGGGCTGCAAAGAAAGGCATTGAGGTCTATGAAGTACCGGTGGGCTTTAAATATTTCAGTTCTCTTTTATTCGACGGAACTATCGGTATCGGCGGCGAAGAATCAGCCGGAGCATCGTTCCTCAAGAAGGATGGCACCGTTTGGACCACGGATAAGGACGGCATGATTATGGCCTTGTTGTCCATTGAAATGCTGGCTGTTATGGGTGCTACCGTTGAAAAATTATATAAGGGTATTATTGAAGATTGCGGAGAACCTCGATTCGGTCGCATCGATGCGCCTTGCTCCAAGGCGGCAAAGGTAAAATTGAAAGCCCTTGATGCGGGTGCGATTACGGCTGTTGAGGTGGATGGTGATCCGATTACTGCGATTCGCACCACATCACTTTATAAAGATATGCCTATTGACGGGGTCCGTGTGGAGACTGAGACAGGATGGTTTGTAGCGCGTCCGTCGGGTACGGAGGACCTGTATAAAATTTATGGTGAAAGCTATAAAGGTGACCGCGGCCTCGTAGCATTGTTGACGGCTGGTGAAGAAATTGTAACCGCCGCACTTTCAGAAGATGCATAA
- a CDS encoding glycosyltransferase family 4 protein, with amino-acid sequence MREFMPDYVWAFVLALIITYALTPLVKRFAVAVGAIDKPDARKVHHGAIPRLGGLAIFLGYMGSVLLNGSIPHDHKLFGFVLGTVILVIVGIWDDIKQIEPKTKLMGQIIAAAILVAYDIRVDFINLPWGGVIYLKYWAIPLTIFWIVGFTNIVNLIDGLDGLAAGISFIACIAVCAMTLQLGQIDLACIALALAGATVGFLRYNFNPAKIFMGDTGSMLLGYTLAAISVMGAVKTAAMIALVVPAIVLGLPILDTLFAIVRRKISGRPIFKPDKGHVHHRLLAQGLSQKQAVLMMYAVTALFGGVSVIVAEVNAWVGATLVLVIFLCSIYIARRLGVIMHSDAAGHPLPRPTIERSDSDDTISFDRDELAKALENPDDSHKE; translated from the coding sequence ATGAGAGAGTTCATGCCTGATTATGTGTGGGCCTTTGTGTTGGCGCTCATCATAACATATGCATTGACGCCCCTGGTGAAACGCTTTGCGGTCGCCGTCGGGGCAATAGATAAGCCGGATGCTCGTAAGGTGCATCACGGTGCGATTCCACGACTCGGTGGATTGGCGATTTTTCTCGGTTATATGGGATCTGTTCTGCTTAACGGTTCAATTCCTCATGACCATAAATTATTCGGTTTTGTGCTCGGTACGGTCATTCTCGTTATCGTCGGTATTTGGGATGATATCAAGCAGATCGAACCTAAGACAAAGCTGATGGGGCAGATTATTGCGGCGGCTATTCTCGTGGCGTATGATATTCGAGTGGATTTTATCAACCTTCCTTGGGGCGGTGTGATATACCTCAAATATTGGGCGATTCCTTTGACTATATTTTGGATTGTAGGCTTTACGAATATCGTAAACCTCATCGACGGCCTTGACGGGTTGGCTGCGGGCATATCCTTTATCGCCTGTATCGCCGTGTGTGCGATGACCTTACAGCTCGGTCAGATTGATTTGGCTTGTATTGCACTTGCTTTGGCGGGTGCTACGGTAGGTTTTTTGCGCTATAACTTTAATCCGGCTAAAATATTCATGGGTGATACGGGATCTATGCTGTTAGGCTATACGTTGGCGGCTATTTCCGTTATGGGTGCCGTAAAGACGGCGGCCATGATTGCTTTAGTGGTGCCGGCTATCGTGTTAGGGTTGCCGATTCTGGATACCTTATTCGCCATTGTACGCCGCAAAATCAGCGGGCGTCCGATTTTTAAACCCGATAAGGGTCATGTGCATCATCGTTTGCTAGCTCAAGGGTTATCTCAAAAGCAGGCGGTCCTCATGATGTATGCCGTAACAGCTCTTTTCGGCGGCGTATCCGTTATCGTTGCGGAGGTTAACGCCTGGGTCGGAGCGACCTTGGTATTAGTGATTTTCTTGTGCAGTATCTATATTGCCCGCCGCCTTGGTGTTATCATGCATAGCGATGCGGCAGGGCATCCGTTACCACGTCCTACAATTGAACGCAGCGACTCGGATGATACCATATCCTTCGATCGCGATGAATTGGCCAAAGCCTTGGAGAATCCGGATGATTCTCATAAGGAATAA
- a CDS encoding YitT family protein — protein sequence MLTKYKADIYQVVMVAVGCAVFGAGLDAFVLPHKLVSTGLSGLGLILYYLTGLSIGTWNIILNIPICWAAWHWLGKRVVVNTIYGTLMLSWMIDQFDFLQYNMIIQDPLLSSMMAGVTTGVGLGIVYRVGGNTGGLDPIALIVRKYYGLQMGSINSIINCVILAVAVAVVGLEAVAVTLVSVYVYTIITNKVVIGFNQRKVAFIITYRTDEVCECIINKVGRGATIINGIGAYTRTPRQIVMVAVNLLQVNKLKEVIQEADEHAFILITDAQEVIGEGFTRPTIPASVEMLAKECQENAHYVTNK from the coding sequence ATGTTAACCAAGTATAAAGCCGATATATACCAGGTTGTGATGGTCGCCGTCGGGTGTGCTGTTTTCGGCGCCGGGCTTGATGCATTCGTTCTGCCTCATAAGCTGGTGAGCACCGGTCTCAGCGGTTTGGGGCTTATATTATATTATCTTACGGGACTATCCATCGGGACGTGGAATATTATTTTGAATATACCTATATGTTGGGCTGCCTGGCACTGGTTGGGAAAACGTGTCGTAGTCAATACGATATACGGTACGTTGATGCTGTCCTGGATGATTGATCAGTTTGATTTTCTGCAATATAACATGATTATTCAGGATCCTCTGTTGAGCTCCATGATGGCCGGTGTTACGACCGGTGTGGGACTCGGTATAGTATATCGGGTTGGCGGAAATACGGGCGGCCTTGACCCGATCGCCCTTATCGTGCGGAAATATTACGGATTGCAGATGGGGTCCATTAACAGCATCATTAACTGCGTTATCCTCGCAGTGGCTGTCGCCGTTGTAGGTCTTGAGGCGGTGGCGGTGACACTTGTCAGCGTTTATGTATATACGATCATTACGAATAAAGTAGTCATCGGGTTTAACCAGAGAAAGGTTGCTTTCATCATCACCTATCGGACCGATGAAGTTTGTGAATGCATCATCAATAAGGTCGGTCGCGGTGCGACCATCATCAACGGTATCGGTGCCTATACGCGGACCCCGCGACAAATCGTCATGGTGGCGGTAAATCTGTTGCAGGTGAATAAACTGAAAGAAGTCATTCAAGAGGCGGACGAACATGCGTTTATCCTCATTACCGATGCGCAGGAGGTTATCGGAGAAGGTTTTACACGACCTACGATACCGGCTTCGGTGGAAATGCTGGCGAAAGAATGTCAGGAAAATGCACATTATGTGACAAATAAGTAA
- a CDS encoding GntR family transcriptional regulator produces MTKRLQPIRLDAYKPLREVVSETLRQAIQEGILKPGERLMEIPLAEELGVSRTPIREAIRKLELEGFVVMIPRRGTYVANISLKDITQVFEIRSALEELAAGLAAERITAEEIETLERMLVEIGDHMENKDMESVITADVEFHEVLYKASRNQRLADIVHNLREQTYRFRSFSMNQPGRLRKTWEEHRQLVEAIASHNETQARKLARIHMEHSEQTLLKGMEESTEFDMSR; encoded by the coding sequence ATGACAAAACGGTTGCAACCCATACGCCTCGATGCGTACAAACCGCTACGGGAAGTTGTAAGTGAAACATTACGACAGGCCATCCAGGAAGGCATTTTAAAGCCCGGTGAACGGCTCATGGAAATTCCTCTGGCAGAGGAACTGGGCGTCAGCCGTACACCGATTCGCGAAGCCATCCGCAAACTCGAACTGGAAGGCTTCGTCGTTATGATACCGCGCCGCGGCACCTATGTGGCGAACATCTCCTTAAAGGATATTACGCAGGTTTTTGAAATTCGCTCAGCTCTCGAGGAACTCGCGGCGGGTCTTGCGGCGGAACGCATCACGGCGGAGGAAATCGAAACCTTGGAGCGCATGCTCGTCGAAATCGGTGATCACATGGAAAACAAGGACATGGAATCCGTCATCACCGCCGACGTGGAATTTCACGAAGTATTATACAAAGCGTCCCGTAATCAACGGCTGGCGGATATTGTTCACAATCTGCGGGAGCAGACCTACCGCTTCCGCAGTTTCTCCATGAACCAGCCGGGTCGGTTGCGCAAAACATGGGAGGAACATCGCCAGCTCGTGGAGGCCATCGCCTCCCATAACGAGACGCAAGCACGCAAGCTGGCGCGAATTCACATGGAACATTCCGAACAGACCCTCTTAAAAGGGATGGAGGAATCCACCGAATTCGATATGTCCAGATAA
- the ispE gene encoding 4-(cytidine 5'-diphospho)-2-C-methyl-D-erythritol kinase, whose product MSKSFEQLGCSKINIGLAITGKRDDGYHDIDSIFQSIRLSDSIYFAKHHSVVFSGGAPELPDYMQNLVTYGESNLALKALRAIQAYTGCKAGAAIHLLKRVPVQAGLGGGSADAAAMLKGLNKFWDLRLTQDELLTLGSQLGSDIPFLLHGGTARGTGRGEILTYGTSPQPHWLLLVKPTTSVSTAAAYNQFKGNSKATSETIDTVRKHIENNDMYAAFTSSINTFEELLFPEHEELAQCKEFFISRGYPTIMTGSGPTMVVLLEKATDALHLQDEISKAGHDWLSLITKTCTEEDLP is encoded by the coding sequence ATGAGTAAAAGTTTCGAACAACTCGGTTGCAGTAAAATTAATATAGGGCTCGCCATCACGGGCAAACGCGATGACGGTTATCACGATATCGATTCCATCTTTCAATCTATCCGTCTCAGTGATTCCATCTACTTTGCCAAACACCATTCCGTCGTATTTTCCGGAGGTGCTCCGGAGCTGCCCGACTACATGCAGAACCTCGTCACATATGGTGAAAGCAATCTCGCCCTTAAAGCGTTACGCGCCATCCAGGCCTATACGGGATGTAAGGCGGGTGCCGCCATTCACCTGTTAAAACGCGTGCCCGTTCAGGCCGGCCTGGGCGGCGGCAGTGCCGATGCGGCGGCGATGTTAAAAGGATTAAATAAATTTTGGGACCTGCGTCTGACGCAAGATGAATTATTGACATTAGGATCTCAATTAGGCTCCGACATTCCGTTTCTATTACACGGCGGTACGGCACGCGGCACGGGTCGCGGAGAGATCCTTACCTACGGTACGTCTCCGCAACCGCATTGGCTCCTATTGGTTAAACCGACGACATCCGTTTCAACGGCAGCCGCATATAATCAATTCAAAGGTAACTCAAAGGCCACATCCGAAACGATTGATACGGTGCGGAAACACATCGAAAACAACGATATGTATGCGGCTTTCACCAGCAGTATCAACACCTTCGAAGAACTATTGTTCCCCGAACACGAGGAATTGGCCCAATGTAAGGAGTTCTTTATATCCCGCGGATATCCGACCATCATGACCGGCAGCGGTCCGACGATGGTCGTACTGCTCGAGAAAGCGACAGATGCCTTGCACCTGCAGGACGAAATCTCAAAAGCGGGCCACGACTGGCTCTCACTCATTACAAAAACATGCACAGAGGAGGATTTACCATGA